One segment of Stegostoma tigrinum isolate sSteTig4 chromosome 26, sSteTig4.hap1, whole genome shotgun sequence DNA contains the following:
- the LOC125463957 gene encoding serine/threonine-protein phosphatase 4 catalytic subunit isoform X2 → MADTSDLDHQIEQLMRCELIKESEVKVLCAKAREILAEESNVQQVDSPVTVCGDIHGQFYDLKELFKVGGDIPETNYLFMGDFVDRGFYSVETFLLLLALKVRYPDRITLIRGNHESRQITQVYGFYDECLRKYGSITVWRYCTEIFDYLSLSAVVDGKIFCVHGGLSPSIQTLDQIRTIDRKQEVPHDGPMCDLLWSDPEGVEMSLRYLNWTNIWRRNLQFLKLPLKNHEGYRLKRQLLTTSSEGVPLPTYPPPPHPSP, encoded by the exons ATGGCTGACACAAGTGACCTGGACCATCAGATTGAACAGCTAATGCGCTGTGAACTCATCAAAGAAAGTGAAGTGAAAGTGCTGTGTGCCAAAGCCAG GGAGATTCTAGCTGAGGAGAGCAACGTTCAACAAGTAGATTCCCCAGTCACG GTGTGCGGGGACATCCATGGGCAGTTCTATGATCTCAAAGAACTTTTTAAG GTCGGAGGTGACATTCCTGAGACTAACTACTTGTTCATGGGAGATTTTGTGGACCGAGGtttctacagtgtggagacaTTCTTGCTGCTATTGGCGCTGAAG GTCCGCTATCCAGACAGGATCACATTGATCAGAGGTAACCACGAAAGCAGGCAGATTACTCAAGTTTATGGCTTCTATGATGAGTGTCTGCGCAAATATGGATCAATTACAGTGTGGAGGTACTGTACAGAAATCTTCGACTACCTCAGTCTCTCTGCTGTCGTGGATGGAAAG ATCTTCTGTGTTCATGGTGGCCTCTCTCCGTCTATCCAGACCCTGGATCAGATCAGAACAATCGACAGGAAGCAGGAAGTGCCCCACGATGGCCCAATGTGTGATCTCCTCTGGTCTGACCCAGAAg GTGTGGAAATGTCGCTGCGATACTTGAATTGGACGAACATTTGGAGAAGGAATTTACAATTTTTGAAGCTGCCCCTCAAGAATCACGAGGGGTATCGGCTAAAAAGACAGTTGCTGACTACTTCCTCTGAAGGAGTGCCTCTCCccacctaccccccccccccccaccccagcccctgA
- the LOC125463957 gene encoding serine/threonine-protein phosphatase 4 catalytic subunit isoform X1: MADTSDLDHQIEQLMRCELIKESEVKVLCAKAREILAEESNVQQVDSPVTVCGDIHGQFYDLKELFKVGGDIPETNYLFMGDFVDRGFYSVETFLLLLALKVRYPDRITLIRGNHESRQITQVYGFYDECLRKYGSITVWRYCTEIFDYLSLSAVVDGKIFCVHGGLSPSIQTLDQIRTIDRKQEVPHDGPMCDLLWSDPEDTTGWGISPRGAGYLFGSDVVAHFNAANSIDLICRAHQLVMEGYKWHFNETVLTVWSAPNYCYRCGNVAAILELDEHLEKEFTIFEAAPQESRGVSAKKTVADYFL; the protein is encoded by the exons ATGGCTGACACAAGTGACCTGGACCATCAGATTGAACAGCTAATGCGCTGTGAACTCATCAAAGAAAGTGAAGTGAAAGTGCTGTGTGCCAAAGCCAG GGAGATTCTAGCTGAGGAGAGCAACGTTCAACAAGTAGATTCCCCAGTCACG GTGTGCGGGGACATCCATGGGCAGTTCTATGATCTCAAAGAACTTTTTAAG GTCGGAGGTGACATTCCTGAGACTAACTACTTGTTCATGGGAGATTTTGTGGACCGAGGtttctacagtgtggagacaTTCTTGCTGCTATTGGCGCTGAAG GTCCGCTATCCAGACAGGATCACATTGATCAGAGGTAACCACGAAAGCAGGCAGATTACTCAAGTTTATGGCTTCTATGATGAGTGTCTGCGCAAATATGGATCAATTACAGTGTGGAGGTACTGTACAGAAATCTTCGACTACCTCAGTCTCTCTGCTGTCGTGGATGGAAAG ATCTTCTGTGTTCATGGTGGCCTCTCTCCGTCTATCCAGACCCTGGATCAGATCAGAACAATCGACAGGAAGCAGGAAGTGCCCCACGATGGCCCAATGTGTGATCTCCTCTGGTCTGACCCAGAAg ATACCACTGGCTGGGGCATCAGCCCTCGAGGAGCTGGCTACCTCTTTGGCAGTGATGTTGTTGCCCACTTTAATGCTGCCAATAGCATAGATCTGATCTGCCGTGCGCATCAGCTGGTGATGGAGGGATATAAATGGCACTTTAATGAAACTGTGCTAACTGTATGGTCAGCACCCAATTACTGCTACAG GTGTGGAAATGTCGCTGCGATACTTGAATTGGACGAACATTTGGAGAAGGAATTTACAATTTTTGAAGCTGCCCCTCAAGAATCACGAGGGGTATCGGCTAAAAAGACAGTTGCTGACTACTTCCTCTGA